Proteins encoded together in one Miscanthus floridulus cultivar M001 chromosome 16, ASM1932011v1, whole genome shotgun sequence window:
- the LOC136512940 gene encoding cell wall protein RBR3-like yields MEDLLGSEIGKNDYDWLLTPPGTPCVPALEVAEKTPSSNILPKRTTTRSSSTTRASRLSVSQTENGHSTVPTRPARSNSVSRPSIQSALMNGNNRTSILNTSISSVTSRPTTPSRRSSTVVAPKQSVPAARPVPARSSTPVKTRPSTPAKTRPSTPTRTRPTAPNSSTDSATAKTTSTHNVRPSTPNSRSRIVPNSSSSATHTISRPSVSSGATSRPGSSSGNVPRISHATSLSSSSVPSMSRSSSRSSTPTRQPAIRSSAPAIGRSPSVGRSSSINSFTSVSCSAASSGRNSAPSSAPSSRPSSPNPRPRAPVRPLDIPDFPNETPPNLRTKLPERPLSAGRSRPGMALGIRSTPNTEPSAASALVKKVSVPAVSRSKFSDASSKTSTLTNGHQNRQAERSIIDSQANRPSRPATGTDNGFGRSISKRSLDMAIKHMDIRQNLGGIRGASLFPQSIRSAAAKVRPAWTSDPRHGISNGDYHYTDNGSSVNGHLSGDSNGALSRNGGSSTDSPDRGSIGTKETLSELDIYGSSRYEAMLLREDVRNTSWLHGFDDKPDQSPLFDHRFEPLPEPFSPL; encoded by the exons ATGGAGGACCTGTTGGGTTCGGAGATCGGGAAGAACGACTACGATTG GCTTCTAACTCCTCCTGGGACCCCATGTGTTCCTGCACTGGAGGTTGCTGAGAAAACACCATCCTCAAATATATTACCGAAGCGCACTACAACTAGATCGTCCTCAACTACTAGAGCATCTAGG CTTTCAGTATCTCAAACAGAGAATGGGCATTCGACGGTTCCCACTAGACCAGCAAGAAGTAACTCTGTCAGCCGACCATCTATCCAGTCAGCTCTCATGAATGGCAACAACAGGACATCAATTCTGAATACAAGCATTTCTTCAGTCACTTCAAGACCTACAACCCCTAGTAGGCGAAGCAGCACAGTTGTTGCACCGAAACAATCAGTTCCAGCTGCACGTCCAGTGCCTGCAAGATCCTCTACTCCTGTTAAAACTCGTCCATCTACACCAGCAAAAACTCGCCCATCCACTCCTACGAGAACTCGTCCAACAGCACCAAACTCTTCAACTGATTCAGCTACTGCCAAGACCACATCCACACATAATGTGAGGCCATCAACTCCAAATTCCCGATCCCGTATTGTTCCCAATTCATCTTCAAGTGCAACTCATACAATAAGCCGCCCGAGCGTCTCCTCGGGTGCAACAAGCAGACCAGGCTCTTCCTCAGGTAATGTTCCTAGGATAAGCCATGCCACCTCATTGTCCTCAAGTTCGGTTCCTTCAATGAGCCGCTCCAGCTCACGATCATCTACACCTACACGCCAGCCTGCAATTCGTTCATCAGCTCCAGCTATTGGTCGTTCTCCTTCTGTTGGACGGAGTTCTAGCATCAACAGCTTTACATCTGTGTCCTGTTCTGCAGCCAGTAGTGGCCGGAACTCAGCACCTTCATCAGCTCCATCATCTCGCCCAAGTTCTCCAAATCCACGACCCCGAGCTCCAGTGCGACCACTTGATATCCCCGATTTTCCAAATGAAACTCCGCCAAATCTAAGGACAAAATTACCTGAAAGACCACTATCTGCTGGCAGATCACGGCCAGGAATGGCTTTAGGCATAAGATCAACCCCAAATACTGAACCTTCAGCTGCCTCAGCTCTTGTGAAGAAGGTCTCTGTGCCTGCTGTCAGTCGAAGTAAATTTTCTGATGCATCATCAAAGACCTCTACCCTCACAAATGGACACCAAAATCGACAGGCTGAAAGGTCCATTATTGACAGTCAAGCTAATAGACCCTCGAGACCTGCCACGGGCACAGATAATGGATTTGGGAGGTCGATATCAAAGAGGTCACTTGACATGGCTATCAAGCACATG GACATTCGGCAGAACTTGGGTGGCATTCGTGGTGCATCCCTGTTTCCCCAGAGCATTCGCTCGGCTGCTGCCAAGGTCCGTCCAGCTTGGACATCAGACCCAAGGCATGGCATCTCAAACGGTGACTATCACTATACGGACAATGGAAGCAGCGTGAACGGACACCTCTCCGGGGATTCAAACGGGGCTCTCTCACGCAATGGTGGCAGCTCAACCGATTCGCCAGATAGGGGGAGCATCGGGACCAAGGAGACCCTGAGCGAGCTGGACATCTACGGTAGCTCGCGCTATGAAGCAATGCTGTTGAGGGAGGACGTGCGGAACACAAGCTGGCTGCATGGATTCGATGACAAGCCCGACCAAAGCCCGCTGTTCGACCACCGATTCGAGCCGCTGCCGGAGCCCTTCAGCCCGTTATGA